The window TGTAATAGTCAAGGTGAATTTTTCTATAAAGTTGACATGGATGAGGAAAATCATGTGCGGGCCATGTTGTGGGTTGATCCGAGATCACTCAATGCCTACCAAAATTTCAGAGATGTTGTTGTTTTTGACTCCACCTATCGTACTAATAGGTATTGCATGCCGTTTGTGCCATTTACGGGGGTAAATCACCATTATCAGTCGATTTTGTTCGGATTTGCCCTGATAAGGGATGAGACCGAAAAATCTTACTTATGGGTGTTTAAGAATTGGTTGGAGGCTATCGGGAACAAAGCTCCACAAACGATCATCACCGATCAAGACATTGCTATTGGAAACGCAATTGCCGAAGTTTTGCCGAACACAAATCATTTATTTTGTTCGTGGCATATAAGTACAAAATTTGGTGAAAAATTATCGCATTTATATGCAAATCATGATCACTTCAAAGAAGATTTTAACTCTTGCATCTACAAGTCACTAACGGTTGCACAATTCGAAGATAGGTGGGAGGCATTAgttgaaaaatatgatttgatgAACCATACTTGGTTAAAAGATATGTACTCTGTTCGACACAAGTGGGTCCGTGTTTACACTAAACTTCACTTCACAACCGGGATGACCACTACCTCTAGAAGTGAGTCGATGAATTCTTTCTTCGATGAATTTGTCAATGCTAGTACCGGTTTGAAAGAGTTCATAGAGAATTCACAAAAATCATTGGAGAAACAATATTTACGTGAAAGAGAGGCTGATTATCAAACAAAGAATAAGGAAAGGTCCAaaataacatcatcatcattggaGAATCATGCGGCATTTACTTACACGAAAGAAATGTTCAGACGTTTTCAACATGAACTCAAAGAAAGTGGAGCTTATGTTGTGATTGAGAAAGAGAGCAATGCAATTTACAAGCATTACGAAGCATATAAAACAACGGTCCAAGAGGAGTATAGAAAATATTATGCTTTGTTTGTCACCGAGAATGACACCATAACTTGTGTTTGTCGAAAATTTGAAAGTTCGGGAATGCTTTGTCGTCATATTATTCGATACTTGTATAAGATGCAATGGACAGAGATTCCTAAGCAGTACATCACTTTGAGATGGACAGTTGAAGGCAACAAAAGAGTGGGAGCCATACAACACAAACGTCCTAAAATTGGCATTTTTCTTGAATCACAACCTGCCCGATACAGTACTCTATGCAAAGCATTCCAAGATTTAGCAGCTCGTGGAAGTTGTTCAATGGTGAGATACAATTATCTCATGGGTGTGATTGAAAAAGAATCGGATTTTAGTGAAAATTTTCCGAATGAGGGTGTGAAAAAATGTGCGCGTGAGGAAGATGATGATGCACATGAGGATGGGGATCAACCATATGATGATGACGAAAATTTCAATGATTTGAAAAATCCTATATTATCTCAAACCAAAGGTcgtcaaaaagaaagagtgaaaaACGGAATAGAGCGCGGCAAAGCAAAAAAAGGTCGAAAATGTAATTTTTGTGGTGCAATAGATGCCCAACATGATTCAAGGAATTGTCCAACTAAATTGGCgacaaaaagctaattttatttgtatgcCGATGTATCTTACTTTCTTATGAAAAAACTGGGAGAATTTTGAATTTAGGTTTTACTTTGcttgattttatttgatattgATGCTTGTTTATTTTGATTGcatcttgtttatttttttgatctgttttttcaaaaaaataaaattttcaggaTTGCTCTGTTTTTTAGCAGCGCTCtgtttttgcattttttttacatatacgCTGTATGATGTAGCGTAAAACCAGAGAAAATGCTCTGTTTTTGAATTTTGGTCTTACGCTATATAATGTAGCGTATGTCAGTTTCAAAAAACAACATACGCTATATTATATAGCGTGGTCAACCATCGGGAATAATTGTTTAGCTTCCCAGAACTGATTATGCTGACCATCTCCATCTCCATTTGCTATATAAACCTCCATCTCaatctccatctccatctccatcttcatctttcattttctcaaaaaatgGCTAATCCTACAAAGTTTTGGTTCGGCGTGGATCGTAACGAGGAGGGTGCTGACGAACATGAAGAGGAGGTGAAGAGTCTATTCGCGGAGATGGATCAGTCGTTGAAggaggtggaggaggaggaagcaAAAAAGGCCGAGGAAGATTATGATCGAATGCTCGAAGAAGAAGGGCATACTCGAGAAGAACTTCATTTGATTTTTCAAAACTTCATGAAGGAGTTGAAAGAATTGGAggaggaagaagatgatgatgatgatgatgaagatgaggagTAGAacattttatgtaaaatattttgatgaaatttattaataaaatttccatggtttattaaattttgtctTCTTGTTAGATTTAGATTTTGTCTTTTTGTTGTTAGATTTAAATTTTGTCTTTTTGTTAGATTTAGATTTTGTCTTTTTGTTGTTAGATTTAAATTTGGTCTTTT of the Daucus carota subsp. sativus chromosome 4, DH1 v3.0, whole genome shotgun sequence genome contains:
- the LOC108216917 gene encoding protein FAR1-RELATED SEQUENCE 5-like, giving the protein MFYRDYGRRVGFEVIIRTTHRRVKTREICSRLYICRKGGRLVPKPLDEDTDVQKKRRNRDSIGRTDCTARMYVVNREKLKKWEVTLVDLKHNHTMISKDEVHFMQRQRNITPVIRQLIVTLNRSGIGPSKTLNVLGELTGGLENIGFGSQDVRNVLRDIRHYVFDSTDASKGLALLRELKCNSQGEFFYKVDMDEENHVRAMLWVDPRSLNAYQNFRDVVVFDSTYRTNRYCMPFVPFTGVNHHYQSILFGFALIRDETEKSYLWVFKNWLEAIGNKAPQTIITDQDIAIGNAIAEVLPNTNHLFCSWHISTKFGEKLSHLYANHDHFKEDFNSCIYKSLTVAQFEDRWEALVEKYDLMNHTWLKDMYSVRHKWVRVYTKLHFTTGMTTTSRSESMNSFFDEFVNASTGLKEFIENSQKSLEKQYLREREADYQTKNKERSKITSSSLENHAAFTYTKEMFRRFQHELKESGAYVVIEKESNAIYKHYEAYKTTVQEEYRKYYALFVTENDTITCVCRKFESSGMLCRHIIRYLYKMQWTEIPKQYITLRWTVEGNKRVGAIQHKRPKIGIFLESQPARYSTLCKAFQDLAARGSCSMVRYNYLMGVIEKESDFSENFPNEGVKKCAREEDDDAHEDGDQPYDDDENFNDLKNPILSQTKGRQKERVKNGIERGKAKKGRKCNFCGAIDAQHDSRNCPTKLATKS